A DNA window from Streptomyces sp. CA-278952 contains the following coding sequences:
- a CDS encoding C45 family autoproteolytic acyltransferase/hydolase, with product MAPLPTESTPVPTDSAPPPKDSAARVLPVIEISGSPLERGRQYGEAVRPQLHAALGYYEEAFGRSAGLTWDKVTARAARWLEPVSAYAPHLVEEMRGIADGAGADLLDVLALNARGEVIYDKSFAEIAADGAGEGPPDEEPAEGCTSFAAYGPASGDGHVYAGQNWDWRAGVADTVVMIRIVQPPKPTLIMQVEAGQIGRQGANSAGIAFNANGLGGRFDDRIGLPQTVVRRSVLDQDNIADALDVLCRTRAHIASNALLTCREGFAIDLETTPAGHGWMYPTDGLLVHGNHYQAGIPAPLAAAGYRPMSSDSLVRVPRAEQGLAALRHSTGPDESRKLIRRAMSDHLGHPESLCTHPDPRRPAVEHWTTLVSSLADLTTGDYHVTAGTPCDREYQHLPWNLYDGPHGGPEPTGTQP from the coding sequence ATGGCACCCCTTCCCACGGAGTCCACCCCCGTCCCCACGGATTCCGCACCCCCGCCCAAGGATTCCGCCGCCCGGGTCCTCCCCGTCATCGAGATCTCCGGCTCCCCGCTGGAGCGCGGCCGCCAGTACGGCGAGGCCGTCCGCCCCCAACTGCACGCCGCCCTCGGCTACTACGAGGAGGCGTTCGGCCGCTCCGCCGGGCTCACCTGGGACAAGGTCACCGCGCGCGCCGCCCGCTGGCTGGAGCCCGTGAGCGCCTACGCCCCCCACCTCGTGGAGGAGATGCGGGGCATCGCCGACGGCGCGGGCGCAGACCTCCTGGACGTCCTCGCGCTGAACGCACGCGGCGAGGTCATCTACGACAAGTCCTTCGCCGAGATCGCCGCCGACGGGGCAGGGGAGGGGCCGCCCGACGAGGAACCCGCCGAGGGCTGCACCTCCTTCGCCGCGTACGGCCCGGCCAGCGGCGACGGCCACGTCTACGCCGGGCAGAACTGGGACTGGCGGGCCGGGGTCGCCGACACCGTCGTCATGATCCGGATCGTCCAGCCGCCCAAACCGACCCTGATCATGCAGGTGGAGGCCGGACAGATCGGCCGCCAGGGCGCCAACTCCGCCGGGATCGCCTTCAACGCCAACGGCCTCGGCGGCCGGTTCGACGACCGGATCGGACTGCCCCAGACGGTCGTCCGGCGCAGCGTCCTCGACCAGGACAACATCGCCGACGCCCTCGACGTGCTCTGCCGCACCCGGGCCCACATCGCCAGCAACGCCCTGCTCACCTGCCGGGAGGGCTTCGCCATCGACCTGGAGACCACCCCCGCCGGGCACGGCTGGATGTATCCGACCGACGGCCTGCTGGTGCACGGCAACCACTACCAGGCGGGCATCCCCGCCCCGCTCGCCGCCGCCGGCTACCGCCCGATGTCCTCCGACTCCCTGGTCCGCGTCCCCCGCGCCGAACAGGGCCTGGCCGCCCTGCGCCACTCCACCGGACCCGACGAGTCCCGGAAGCTGATCCGCCGGGCCATGTCCGACCACCTCGGCCACCCCGAGTCCCTGTGCACGCACCCCGACCCGCGCCGGCCGGCCGTCGAGCACTGGACCACCCTCGTCTCCTCCCTCGCCGACCTCACCACCGGCGACTACCACGTGACCGCCGGAACCCCCTGCGACCGCGAGTACCAGCACCTTCCCTGGAACCTCTACGACGGCCCGCACGGCGGCCCGGAACCGACAGGAACCCAGCCATGA
- a CDS encoding MurR/RpiR family transcriptional regulator yields the protein MLVMEIPENETGVTRLRAAIRDQWNDLSASERAVAQYLVSAPVEQLLFASAQQLGAASSTSNATVVRALQRLGYAGLPALKRELANDFTSAVAPEVRLKRRIAHVGQDLDSIWTDVFDEAQERIDQARRLTGPDSLKRAVAVLAEAREVFAYGVAASEPGARHLALALGRIGRRARAVSETGFALADQLLALGQGDAVVIFQPGRRLMELSVLMERARSVGAKVVLVTDELGEAYADRVEAVLTAPHTPTGITAESLTGLLVADALLLALATLDEDRAVGSSHQLTALREQLLDPKRHG from the coding sequence ATGCTTGTAATGGAAATTCCAGAGAACGAGACCGGAGTGACGCGCCTCCGTGCTGCCATTCGTGACCAATGGAACGATCTGTCCGCTTCGGAGCGTGCCGTGGCGCAGTACCTGGTGAGCGCGCCGGTCGAGCAGTTGCTCTTCGCCAGCGCTCAGCAGCTCGGCGCGGCCAGCTCCACCAGCAACGCCACCGTCGTACGGGCCCTGCAACGCCTCGGCTACGCGGGCCTCCCGGCGCTCAAGCGGGAGCTGGCCAACGACTTCACCTCGGCCGTCGCCCCCGAGGTGCGGCTCAAACGGCGCATCGCGCACGTGGGCCAGGACCTGGACTCCATCTGGACCGATGTCTTCGACGAGGCCCAGGAGCGCATCGACCAGGCCCGCCGGCTGACCGGCCCGGACTCCCTGAAACGGGCGGTCGCTGTCCTGGCGGAGGCCCGCGAGGTCTTCGCCTACGGGGTCGCCGCCTCCGAACCGGGCGCACGGCACCTGGCGCTGGCGCTCGGCCGGATCGGCCGCCGGGCCCGGGCCGTCTCGGAGACCGGGTTCGCGCTGGCGGACCAGCTGCTGGCGCTCGGGCAGGGCGACGCGGTGGTGATCTTCCAGCCGGGGCGGCGGCTGATGGAGCTGTCGGTCCTGATGGAACGGGCCCGCTCGGTCGGCGCGAAGGTGGTCCTGGTGACGGACGAGCTGGGCGAGGCATACGCGGACCGGGTCGAGGCGGTGCTCACCGCGCCCCACACGCCGACCGGCATAACGGCGGAGTCCCTGACCGGGCTGCTGGTGGCCGACGCGCTGCTGCTGGCGCTGGCCACCCTGGACGAGGACCGGGCCGTCGGCTCCTCGCACCAGCTGACCGCCCTGCGCGAACAGCTGCTGGACCCGAAGCGGCACGGCTGA
- a CDS encoding amidohydrolase family protein, with protein METFPKIISVDDHTVEPAHVWRDRLPSRYADSGPRVVRAPLKEMTFLGGKFAPVMGAKGDDGPVGDWWVYEDLHRPLTRLDTAVGYDRDEIRLEIITYEQMRPGSFSVPDRLADMDVNHVQSALCFPTFPRFCGQTFTEAKDRELGLLGVRAYNDWMVEEWCGPEAHGRLIPLTLVPLWDAELAAAEVRRNAARGVRAVAFSEIPPHLGLPSIHADDWDPFLAACDETGTVIAMHIGSSSRMPSTSADAPPAVGSTITFANCCFSMVDWLMSGKFERFPHLRIMYAEGQIGWIPYILERADVVWEENRAWGGVAEKVHRPPSELFAEHVYGCFFDDAFGLKNLDAIGVGNVLYETDYPHSDSTWPRSREVGEEQMGHLAPDVVDRIVRGNAIELLGLTEDGLWAGA; from the coding sequence ATGGAGACCTTCCCGAAGATCATCTCGGTGGACGACCACACGGTGGAGCCCGCTCATGTCTGGCGGGACCGGCTCCCGTCCAGGTACGCGGACTCCGGGCCGCGCGTCGTCCGCGCACCGCTGAAGGAAATGACCTTTCTGGGCGGCAAGTTCGCGCCCGTGATGGGGGCGAAGGGCGACGACGGGCCGGTCGGCGACTGGTGGGTGTACGAGGACCTGCACCGTCCGCTCACCCGCCTGGACACCGCCGTCGGCTACGACAGGGACGAGATCAGACTGGAGATCATCACCTACGAACAGATGCGGCCGGGCTCCTTCTCGGTGCCGGACCGGCTCGCCGACATGGACGTCAACCACGTGCAGTCCGCCCTCTGCTTCCCGACCTTCCCCCGCTTCTGCGGACAGACGTTCACCGAAGCGAAGGACCGCGAACTGGGACTGCTCGGCGTGCGCGCGTACAACGACTGGATGGTGGAGGAGTGGTGCGGCCCCGAGGCGCACGGCCGCCTCATCCCGCTCACGCTCGTCCCGCTGTGGGACGCGGAGCTCGCCGCGGCCGAGGTCCGGCGCAACGCGGCGCGGGGCGTGCGCGCGGTCGCGTTCTCCGAGATACCTCCCCATCTCGGACTTCCGTCCATACATGCGGACGACTGGGATCCGTTCCTCGCGGCCTGCGACGAGACGGGCACCGTCATCGCCATGCACATCGGTTCCTCGTCGAGGATGCCTTCCACCTCCGCCGACGCCCCGCCCGCCGTCGGCTCCACCATCACCTTCGCCAACTGCTGCTTCTCGATGGTCGACTGGCTGATGAGCGGCAAGTTCGAGCGCTTCCCCCATCTGAGGATCATGTACGCGGAGGGACAGATCGGCTGGATCCCGTACATCCTGGAGCGCGCCGACGTGGTCTGGGAGGAGAACCGGGCCTGGGGCGGCGTCGCCGAGAAGGTCCACCGGCCGCCGTCCGAGCTGTTCGCCGAGCACGTCTACGGCTGCTTCTTCGACGACGCCTTCGGGCTGAAGAACCTCGACGCGATCGGCGTGGGCAACGTGCTGTACGAGACGGACTACCCGCACTCCGACTCCACCTGGCCCCGCTCCCGCGAGGTCGGCGAGGAGCAGATGGGCCACCTGGCCCCGGACGTCGTCGACCGGATCGTGCGCGGCAACGCGATCGAGCTGCTGGGGCTCACCGAGGACGGGCTCTGGGCGGGGGCGTAG
- a CDS encoding AfsR/SARP family transcriptional regulator — MDRDSGPRVRVPEQRAPEKPATTDALRFTVLGPVRAWRGSELLSSGSPQQRALLAALLLREGRTATAGELIDAFWGEEPPSQALATIRTYASRLRKILGQDTLVSESGGYAIRTERTALDLTLAQDLAAEAEKARAAGDRFQARTLINKVLGLWDGEALASVPGPYADNQRTRLEEWRLQLTEARLDLDLEVGCHAEAVSELTALTAAHPLRERLRELLMVALYRSGRQAEALAVYADTRRLLAEELGVDPRPELAQLQQRILRADEELARPADEPAPAPAPLKPAQLPATVPDFTGRSAFVTELGSRLATAESSVMAVSAVAGIGGVGKTTLAVHVAHQARRHFPDGQLYVDLQGAGARAAEPETVLGSFLRALGTADSAIPDTLDERAALYRSTLDGRRILILLDNAHDAAQIRPLLPGTPGCAALVTSRVRMVDLAGAHLVDLDVMSPEEALQLFTRIVGVERVGAEREAALDVVAACGFLPLAIRIAASRLAARRTWTVSVLAAKLADERRRLDELQAGDLAVKATFELGYGQLEPAQARAFRLLGLADGPDISLAAAAALLDLDPHAAEDLLEALVDTSLVESAAPGRYRYHDLVRLYARACAERDEQSPVERELALSRLLDFYLATAAGVYALERPGDRLADHREPTQYSGLTFADRHTAQDWLYTEANSLLACVRQASGPGGVRRAVDLLWATKDLAESGANSKQYEAAAITMRDLARSSDDARAEGRALITLTNARLVAGRFDQAERDAQRAMRLAHAVGDPLPSCWAPNDLGIIALYQNRHAEGEAYLEQAIANFRADGNRPGEASALCNLSRIHLAMGHTTSAVALAQQGIDIYDELGHALRGANGRYALGLALTQSGRLTDATEQLHEALAVFRDSRQRLWEGMATFRLAEVDLAAGLPAQAATKAEQALAVLRGIGGEWRRGNVLTVLGQALNDIGQPGRAAVCWREALDIYEALGSAEVEAVRKLLASTLPA; from the coding sequence ATGGACCGTGACAGCGGGCCACGCGTGCGCGTACCGGAGCAGCGAGCTCCGGAGAAACCGGCTACGACGGACGCCCTCAGATTCACCGTGCTCGGCCCCGTACGGGCCTGGCGGGGCTCGGAGCTGCTCTCCTCCGGCTCGCCCCAGCAGCGCGCCCTGCTGGCCGCGCTGCTGCTCCGCGAGGGCCGGACGGCCACCGCGGGCGAGCTGATCGACGCGTTCTGGGGCGAGGAGCCGCCCTCGCAGGCGCTGGCCACGATCCGGACGTACGCCTCGCGGCTGCGCAAGATCCTGGGCCAGGACACCCTGGTGAGCGAGTCCGGCGGCTATGCGATCCGGACCGAACGGACCGCGCTCGACCTGACGCTGGCACAGGACCTGGCGGCCGAGGCGGAGAAGGCCCGCGCGGCCGGCGACCGCTTCCAGGCCCGCACCCTGATCAACAAGGTGCTGGGCCTGTGGGACGGCGAGGCGCTGGCCTCGGTGCCGGGCCCGTACGCGGACAACCAGCGGACCCGGCTGGAGGAGTGGCGGCTCCAGCTCACGGAGGCGCGGCTCGACCTGGACCTGGAGGTCGGCTGCCACGCGGAGGCCGTCTCCGAGCTGACCGCGCTCACCGCCGCGCACCCGCTGCGCGAGAGGCTGCGCGAGCTGCTGATGGTGGCGCTGTACCGCAGCGGCCGGCAGGCCGAGGCCCTCGCGGTGTACGCGGACACCCGCCGGCTCCTCGCGGAGGAGCTGGGCGTCGACCCGCGCCCCGAACTGGCCCAGCTCCAGCAGCGCATCCTGCGCGCCGACGAGGAGCTGGCGCGCCCGGCGGACGAGCCGGCCCCCGCGCCCGCGCCGCTGAAGCCCGCGCAGCTCCCGGCCACGGTGCCGGACTTCACCGGCCGGTCCGCGTTCGTGACCGAGCTGGGCAGCCGTCTCGCGACCGCCGAGAGCTCGGTGATGGCCGTCTCCGCGGTCGCCGGGATCGGCGGCGTCGGCAAGACGACGCTGGCGGTGCACGTCGCCCACCAGGCCCGTCGGCACTTCCCGGACGGGCAGCTCTACGTCGACCTCCAGGGCGCGGGAGCCCGGGCGGCGGAGCCGGAGACGGTCCTCGGCTCGTTCCTGCGGGCGCTCGGCACGGCTGACTCGGCGATCCCCGACACCCTGGACGAGCGGGCCGCGCTGTACCGCTCGACGCTGGACGGCCGCCGCATCCTGATCCTCCTCGACAACGCCCACGACGCCGCCCAGATCCGCCCGCTGCTGCCCGGTACGCCGGGGTGCGCGGCGCTGGTGACGAGCCGGGTGCGGATGGTGGACCTGGCCGGGGCGCATCTGGTGGACCTGGACGTGATGTCGCCCGAGGAGGCGCTCCAGCTCTTCACCCGGATCGTCGGGGTGGAGCGGGTCGGTGCGGAACGCGAGGCGGCGCTGGACGTGGTGGCCGCGTGCGGCTTCCTGCCCCTGGCCATCCGCATCGCCGCCTCGCGTCTGGCGGCGCGCCGCACCTGGACGGTCTCGGTCCTCGCCGCCAAGCTCGCGGACGAGCGCCGCCGCCTGGACGAGCTCCAGGCGGGCGACCTCGCGGTGAAGGCCACCTTCGAACTCGGCTACGGCCAGCTGGAACCGGCCCAGGCCCGCGCCTTCCGCCTCCTGGGCCTCGCGGACGGCCCGGACATCTCCCTGGCCGCGGCGGCGGCCCTGCTGGACCTGGACCCGCATGCGGCGGAGGACCTCCTGGAGGCCCTGGTCGACACGAGCCTGGTGGAGTCGGCCGCCCCGGGCCGCTACCGGTACCACGACCTGGTGCGCCTCTACGCGCGTGCGTGCGCCGAGCGGGACGAACAGTCGCCGGTGGAACGGGAGCTGGCGTTGTCGCGGCTGCTGGACTTCTACCTGGCGACGGCTGCGGGGGTGTACGCACTGGAGCGGCCGGGGGACCGGCTGGCCGATCACCGGGAGCCCACACAGTACAGCGGGCTGACGTTCGCCGACCGGCACACGGCGCAGGACTGGCTCTACACGGAGGCCAACTCCCTGCTCGCGTGCGTACGTCAGGCGTCGGGGCCCGGAGGGGTACGCCGAGCGGTCGACCTGCTCTGGGCCACCAAGGACCTCGCGGAGTCGGGCGCGAACTCCAAGCAGTACGAGGCTGCGGCGATCACCATGCGCGATCTGGCCCGGTCCAGCGACGACGCGCGGGCCGAGGGGCGGGCGCTGATCACTCTCACCAACGCCCGCCTCGTCGCCGGACGGTTCGACCAGGCGGAGCGGGACGCGCAGCGTGCCATGCGGCTCGCCCACGCGGTGGGCGATCCCCTGCCGAGCTGCTGGGCGCCCAACGACCTCGGGATCATCGCGCTGTACCAGAACCGCCACGCGGAGGGCGAGGCCTACCTCGAACAGGCCATCGCCAACTTCCGGGCCGACGGCAACCGTCCGGGCGAGGCGAGCGCCCTGTGCAACCTTTCCCGCATCCACCTCGCGATGGGCCATACGACGAGCGCGGTGGCCCTGGCCCAGCAGGGCATCGACATATACGACGAACTGGGTCACGCACTGCGCGGCGCGAACGGCCGGTACGCCCTGGGTCTCGCCCTCACGCAGAGCGGACGGCTCACGGACGCGACGGAGCAGCTCCACGAGGCGCTGGCCGTGTTCCGGGACAGCCGGCAGCGCCTCTGGGAGGGTATGGCGACCTTCCGTCTGGCAGAGGTGGATCTGGCCGCCGGGCTTCCGGCCCAGGCTGCCACGAAGGCCGAGCAGGCGCTCGCGGTGCTGCGCGGTATCGGCGGGGAGTGGCGGCGCGGCAACGTCCTCACCGTCCTGGGCCAGGCGCTGAACGACATCGGCCAGCCGGGACGGGCCGCGGTGTGCTGGCGCGAAGCGCTGGACATATACGAGGCTCTCGGTTCGGCGGAGGTCGAAGCCGTACGGAAGTTGCTGGCCTCGACGCTGCCCGCGTGA
- a CDS encoding PIN domain-containing protein, which yields MKDMCFVLDSEALSRIALRDRTFTGILTKAHQSGIRVVTSSMTLIEAYHGKIRMPAWNWAMARVVVEPVTKDLADEAIRLLREAGLHGHKYAIDAALAAIANRQPGRTALFASDVDDLRKLCRPRVQLRGL from the coding sequence ATGAAAGACATGTGCTTCGTCCTGGACAGTGAGGCGCTGTCCAGGATCGCGCTGCGGGATCGCACGTTCACGGGCATCCTGACCAAAGCCCACCAGTCGGGCATCCGGGTGGTGACCAGTTCCATGACGCTCATCGAGGCGTATCACGGCAAGATCCGCATGCCGGCGTGGAACTGGGCGATGGCACGGGTGGTCGTCGAACCCGTCACCAAGGACCTCGCCGACGAGGCGATCCGCCTCCTGCGCGAGGCCGGACTGCACGGCCACAAGTACGCCATCGACGCCGCCCTCGCCGCGATCGCGAACCGGCAGCCGGGCCGGACGGCGCTCTTCGCGTCCGACGTGGACGACCTGCGGAAGCTGTGCCGGCCGAGGGTCCAGCTGCGGGGCCTGTAG
- a CDS encoding FadD3 family acyl-CoA ligase, which yields MRGDEEWGSIPELVRSAARRYGSAEAVADGRNRLSYAELGERVERAAAACLASGVERGDRVAIWAPNTLDWIVSALGAVTAGAVLVPLNTRFKGAEAAYILRRSRARLLFVTGTFLGTSYVASLRRADMALPDLERVVVLADTAPEDYTSWPDFLAAGESVPPSAVRERAAGIAPSDPSDIVYTSGTTGRPKGAVITHAQTLRAYAIWSDLAGLREGDRYLIVNPFFHTFGYKAGIIACLMRGATMVPQPVFNVDTVLANIAAERISVLPGPPTLHQSLLDHPARDAHDLSALRLVVTGAAVVPLQLVERLREELHIATVLTAYGLSEASGIVTMCRRGDAPEIVATTSGRAIPGTELRVLAEPGAPGEVQVRGFHVMGGYFEDPDTTAATMTEDGWLRTGDVGVLDAAGNLRITDRIKDMFIVGGFNAYPAEIEQLLGLHPDVADVAVIGVPDPRLGEVGKAYAVRRRGATLTADDLIAWSRREMANFKVPRAVEFVPELPRNASGKVVKGELRGR from the coding sequence ATGCGGGGCGACGAGGAATGGGGCAGCATCCCGGAGCTGGTGCGGTCGGCGGCGCGGCGGTACGGCTCCGCCGAGGCGGTGGCCGACGGCCGTAACCGGCTCTCGTACGCCGAGCTCGGCGAGCGGGTGGAGCGGGCCGCGGCCGCGTGCCTCGCCTCCGGTGTGGAGCGGGGGGACCGGGTCGCGATCTGGGCCCCGAACACCCTGGACTGGATCGTCTCCGCGCTCGGGGCGGTGACGGCCGGCGCGGTGCTGGTCCCGCTGAACACCCGCTTCAAGGGCGCGGAGGCGGCGTACATCCTGCGCCGCAGCCGGGCGAGGCTGCTGTTCGTCACCGGCACGTTCCTGGGCACCTCGTACGTGGCGTCGCTGCGGCGGGCGGACATGGCGCTGCCGGACCTGGAGCGGGTCGTGGTCCTCGCGGACACGGCCCCCGAGGACTACACGAGCTGGCCGGACTTCCTGGCGGCGGGGGAGAGCGTCCCGCCCTCCGCCGTACGGGAACGGGCTGCCGGCATCGCCCCCTCGGACCCCTCCGACATCGTCTACACCTCCGGCACCACGGGCCGCCCGAAGGGCGCGGTGATCACCCATGCGCAGACGCTGCGGGCGTACGCGATCTGGAGCGACCTGGCGGGCCTGCGCGAAGGCGACCGCTACCTCATCGTCAACCCCTTCTTCCACACCTTCGGCTACAAGGCGGGGATCATCGCCTGTCTGATGCGGGGGGCCACGATGGTGCCGCAGCCGGTGTTCAACGTGGACACGGTGCTGGCGAACATCGCGGCGGAGCGGATCTCGGTCCTGCCCGGCCCGCCGACCCTCCACCAGTCGCTCCTGGACCACCCGGCACGCGACGCCCACGACCTCTCGGCCCTCCGCCTGGTCGTCACCGGCGCGGCGGTGGTCCCCCTCCAACTGGTGGAGCGCCTGCGCGAGGAACTCCACATCGCGACGGTCCTCACGGCGTACGGCCTCTCCGAGGCGAGCGGCATCGTCACCATGTGCCGCCGGGGCGACGCGCCGGAGATCGTGGCCACCACGTCGGGCCGCGCGATCCCCGGCACCGAGCTCCGCGTCCTGGCGGAACCGGGCGCTCCGGGCGAGGTCCAGGTCCGCGGCTTCCACGTGATGGGCGGCTACTTCGAGGACCCGGACACGACGGCCGCCACGATGACCGAGGACGGCTGGCTCCGCACCGGCGACGTGGGCGTCCTGGACGCGGCGGGGAACCTGCGGATCACGGACCGGATCAAGGACATGTTCATCGTGGGCGGCTTCAACGCCTACCCGGCCGAGATAGAGCAGCTCCTCGGCCTCCACCCGGACGTGGCCGACGTCGCGGTCATCGGCGTCCCGGACCCGAGGCTCGGCGAGGTCGGCAAGGCCTACGCGGTCCGCCGCCGGGGCGCGACGCTCACCGCGGACGACCTGATCGCCTGGTCCCGCCGCGAGATGGCCAACTTCAAGGTGCCGAGGGCGGTGGAATTCGTCCCGGAGCTGCCGCGCAACGCGAGCGGCAAGGTGGTGAAGGGGGAGCTGCGGGGGCGGTAG
- a CDS encoding lipid-transfer protein → MATLKDATAIAGIGQTAFAKRLPEPEKTLACRAILAALDDAGIAPAEVDGFASYTMEETDEVEVAKAIGAGDVTFFSKVGYGGGGSCATLAHLAAAVATGQASVGVAWRSRKRGSGPRPWKNTAVQLPTPAQWTRPYGLLRPADEIGMLARRYMHEYGATRDHLFNVALACRNRANQNPAAIMYDRPLTREMYMTSRWISEPLCLFDNCLETDGALACVIVSAERARDCRQKPVYLHSVAQGLPAQHHGMVNYWNDDPLTGPAWTAARQLWKQADFGPDDVDVAQIYDAFTPLVPLSLEGYGFCGRGEGGAFTEGGALESGGRLPINTGGGGLSEAYVHGFNLITEGVKQLRGTSTAQIPDAATCLVTAGEGVPTSAVLLRS, encoded by the coding sequence ATGGCAACGCTCAAGGACGCGACGGCGATAGCCGGGATCGGGCAGACGGCGTTCGCGAAACGGCTCCCCGAGCCGGAGAAGACCCTCGCCTGCCGGGCGATCCTGGCGGCCCTCGACGACGCGGGCATCGCCCCCGCCGAGGTCGACGGCTTCGCCTCGTACACGATGGAGGAGACCGACGAGGTGGAGGTCGCCAAGGCGATCGGCGCCGGCGACGTCACCTTCTTCTCCAAGGTCGGCTACGGCGGCGGCGGTTCCTGCGCCACGCTCGCCCACCTCGCCGCCGCCGTCGCCACCGGACAGGCGAGCGTCGGCGTGGCCTGGCGGTCACGCAAGCGCGGCTCCGGGCCCCGGCCGTGGAAGAACACGGCCGTCCAGCTCCCCACGCCCGCCCAGTGGACCCGTCCCTACGGGCTGCTGAGGCCCGCCGACGAGATCGGCATGCTGGCCCGGCGCTACATGCACGAGTACGGGGCCACCCGCGACCACCTCTTCAACGTGGCGCTCGCCTGCCGCAACCGGGCCAACCAGAACCCGGCCGCGATCATGTACGACCGCCCGCTGACCCGCGAGATGTACATGACCTCCCGCTGGATCAGTGAACCCCTCTGCCTCTTCGACAACTGCCTGGAGACCGACGGGGCGTTGGCCTGCGTGATCGTCTCCGCCGAACGCGCCCGCGACTGCCGGCAGAAGCCCGTCTACCTCCACTCCGTCGCCCAGGGGCTGCCCGCCCAGCACCACGGGATGGTCAACTACTGGAACGACGACCCGCTGACCGGGCCCGCCTGGACCGCCGCCCGACAGCTCTGGAAACAGGCGGACTTCGGGCCCGACGACGTCGATGTGGCCCAGATCTACGACGCGTTCACCCCGCTCGTCCCGCTCTCCCTGGAGGGCTACGGCTTCTGCGGGCGCGGCGAGGGCGGCGCGTTCACCGAGGGTGGGGCCCTGGAGAGCGGCGGACGGCTGCCCATCAACACCGGGGGCGGCGGCCTCAGCGAGGCGTACGTCCACGGCTTCAACCTCATCACCGAGGGCGTGAAACAACTGCGCGGCACCTCCACCGCCCAGATTCCCGACGCCGCCACCTGCCTGGTCACCGCCGGTGAGGGCGTTCCGACATCGGCCGTACTGCTGAGGAGTTGA
- a CDS encoding Zn-ribbon domain-containing OB-fold protein, with amino-acid sequence MAVNDSLLLPVADEDGAPFWEYAARGELRVQACASPACGEPRFPPRPCCPHCGSFESEWREMSGRGRLWSYVIPHPPLLPAYAEQAPYNAVLVELAETPHIRLAGNVVAAPDAPLNSVDPARLRIGAPVRAAFCPAGPGGGVTLVRWLLEG; translated from the coding sequence ATGGCCGTGAACGATTCCCTCCTGCTGCCCGTCGCCGACGAGGACGGCGCACCCTTCTGGGAGTACGCCGCGCGCGGCGAACTGCGCGTCCAGGCCTGCGCCTCCCCCGCCTGCGGCGAACCGCGCTTCCCGCCCCGGCCCTGCTGCCCGCACTGCGGGTCGTTCGAGAGCGAGTGGCGGGAGATGAGCGGGCGCGGCCGACTCTGGTCGTACGTGATCCCTCATCCGCCGCTGCTCCCCGCCTACGCCGAACAGGCCCCGTACAACGCGGTGTTGGTCGAGCTGGCGGAAACCCCGCACATCCGGCTGGCCGGGAACGTCGTCGCCGCCCCGGACGCTCCGCTGAACTCGGTCGACCCGGCGCGGCTGCGGATCGGGGCTCCGGTGCGGGCAGCGTTCTGCCCGGCGGGGCCCGGCGGTGGCGTCACGCTCGTCCGCTGGCTCCTGGAGGGGTGA
- a CDS encoding enoyl-CoA hydratase/isomerase family protein yields the protein MALRIERDEGTGVALVTLDRPARLNAIDLETAEELAALWRELRYDESVRATVLTGAGTRAFCTGIDRGVTVPQPPSPYALDDPLLRIGPKANDLWKPVVAAVEGMACGGAFYLLGEAEFVVASREATFFDPHTTYGMVSAYEAIAMAQRMPFGEVARMSLMGTAERLSAGRAYAIGLVSEVTEPGGAVAAALRSATVIARYPTEAVQGTVRAVWSAKEAARAQAMSQAPALIALGNLPPDRQAELFEGRGGGGEPRVR from the coding sequence ATGGCCCTGCGCATCGAGCGGGACGAGGGGACGGGGGTCGCGCTCGTCACCCTGGACCGACCGGCGAGACTCAACGCGATCGACCTGGAGACGGCCGAGGAACTGGCCGCGCTGTGGCGGGAGTTGCGGTACGACGAGTCGGTGCGGGCGACCGTCCTCACCGGGGCCGGGACGCGTGCCTTCTGTACGGGGATCGACCGGGGCGTCACCGTCCCGCAGCCCCCGTCCCCGTACGCCCTCGACGACCCCCTCCTGCGGATCGGCCCCAAGGCGAACGACCTGTGGAAGCCCGTGGTCGCGGCGGTGGAGGGGATGGCCTGCGGCGGGGCGTTCTATCTGCTGGGCGAGGCGGAGTTCGTGGTCGCGTCCCGGGAGGCGACGTTCTTCGACCCGCACACGACGTACGGGATGGTCTCGGCGTACGAAGCGATTGCCATGGCCCAGCGGATGCCGTTCGGGGAGGTCGCCCGGATGTCCCTGATGGGCACGGCGGAACGGCTGAGCGCCGGGCGGGCGTACGCGATCGGGCTGGTCAGCGAGGTGACGGAGCCGGGCGGCGCGGTGGCGGCGGCGCTGCGGTCGGCGACGGTCATCGCCCGCTACCCGACGGAGGCGGTGCAGGGCACGGTCCGGGCGGTGTGGTCCGCGAAGGAGGCGGCCAGGGCCCAGGCGATGTCCCAGGCTCCGGCGCTGATCGCCCTGGGCAATCTGCCCCCGGATCGGCAGGCGGAGCTGTTCGAGGGGCGGGGCGGGGGTGGGGAGCCCCGGGTGCGGTGA